One part of the Polyangiaceae bacterium genome encodes these proteins:
- a CDS encoding DNRLRE domain-containing protein, producing MQVSATHRAVLLASLLFSAVLTPSCASGPKPCVSPGSCGTGYECLANTCVRQGGEPVAPRTERVALEPTRWQVLSPDTTHTTSPAAVHFGGPAQDVLLLDFELPALDASRVTRAFLVVSPLPDAAQGSTDASVSAWRIVEDWSDTVNYVHQPRADRPSAEGIARSPLPLRIDVTDLVRRWLENSGTTHGIALKSSSGAGQPQVYATGLGPGKAPLLEVYFESPDRAEKHDSGGGS from the coding sequence GTGCAGGTCTCGGCCACACATCGCGCGGTTCTCTTGGCGTCGCTGCTGTTTTCGGCGGTGCTCACGCCGAGCTGCGCCTCCGGACCAAAGCCCTGCGTCAGTCCAGGGAGCTGCGGCACGGGTTACGAGTGCCTCGCCAACACCTGTGTGCGCCAAGGGGGCGAGCCCGTTGCACCCCGCACGGAGCGCGTCGCCCTCGAGCCGACGCGCTGGCAAGTGCTGAGCCCCGACACCACACACACCACCTCGCCTGCGGCGGTCCACTTTGGCGGTCCCGCGCAAGACGTGCTGCTGCTCGACTTCGAGCTTCCGGCACTGGACGCATCGCGGGTGACCCGTGCGTTCCTGGTCGTATCCCCGCTTCCCGATGCAGCCCAGGGTTCGACAGACGCGAGTGTTTCCGCGTGGCGCATAGTCGAGGACTGGAGCGACACCGTGAACTACGTGCATCAGCCACGCGCAGATCGACCGTCAGCTGAGGGCATCGCGCGCTCGCCGTTGCCCCTTCGGATCGATGTCACCGACTTGGTGCGGCGCTGGCTCGAAAACAGCGGCACCACCCACGGGATCGCGCTGAAGAGCAGCTCGGGCGCGGGCCAGCCTCAGGTGTATGCCACCGGCCTCGGGCCTGGCAAGGCCCCGCTCTTGGAGGTCTACTTCGAAAGCCCCGACCGCGCGGAGAAACACGACTCAGGGGGCGGCTCGTGA
- a CDS encoding ABC transporter ATP-binding protein — protein sequence MSDALLSVKHLRTSFPTETGKVFAVDDVSFEVGEAETLAIVGESGCGKSMTAFSVLRLVPHPGQVESGELMFQGQDLARLSEKDMRSVRGARISMIFQEPMTSLNPVYSVGSQIGEVLRLHRKLSRKQAKARAIELLKLVGIPSPESRVDSYPHQLSGGMRQRVMIAMALACEPALLLADEPTTALDVTIQAQILDLLRRLQGELGMSIVFITHDLGVVAEFANRVVVMYAGRVVERATVSELFRAPQHPYTRGLLASVPPMGGERPPRLNTIEGVVPSLTDLPKGCRFAARCALKKAGGAEFARCDEEEPELVDVSSGHSSRCFFNPGLAEARKP from the coding sequence GTGAGCGACGCCTTGCTCAGCGTGAAGCACCTCCGCACCTCGTTCCCTACGGAAACTGGCAAGGTGTTTGCGGTGGACGATGTCTCCTTCGAAGTGGGGGAGGCCGAGACGCTTGCCATCGTTGGCGAGAGCGGCTGCGGAAAGAGCATGACCGCCTTCAGCGTGCTGCGACTGGTTCCCCACCCTGGTCAAGTCGAGAGCGGCGAGCTGATGTTCCAGGGGCAGGACCTTGCTCGGCTCAGCGAGAAGGACATGCGCAGCGTGCGCGGCGCACGCATCTCCATGATCTTTCAGGAGCCGATGACGTCGCTGAACCCGGTCTACAGCGTCGGTTCACAGATTGGCGAAGTGCTGCGACTGCATCGCAAGCTCTCACGTAAGCAAGCCAAGGCACGGGCCATCGAGCTGCTCAAGTTGGTCGGCATCCCCTCCCCCGAGTCTCGCGTCGACTCGTACCCGCATCAGCTTTCGGGAGGCATGCGTCAGCGCGTGATGATCGCGATGGCGCTGGCGTGCGAGCCGGCGTTGCTCTTGGCAGACGAACCGACGACAGCCCTGGACGTGACGATTCAGGCCCAGATCTTGGACCTGCTGCGGCGCTTGCAGGGTGAGCTTGGGATGAGCATCGTGTTCATCACTCACGACCTGGGAGTCGTCGCAGAGTTCGCGAATCGCGTCGTCGTGATGTACGCGGGACGCGTCGTGGAGCGCGCCACGGTGAGCGAACTGTTTCGCGCTCCGCAGCACCCATACACCCGCGGGTTGCTGGCCAGTGTGCCTCCGATGGGGGGAGAACGGCCGCCCCGGTTGAACACCATCGAAGGCGTGGTCCCTAGCTTGACGGATCTGCCAAAGGGTTGTCGCTTTGCAGCCCGTTGCGCTCTAAAGAAGGCCGGTGGCGCTGAGTTCGCCCGCTGCGACGAGGAAGAACCTGAACTCGTGGATGTTTCCTCGGGGCACAGCAGCCGCTGCTTCTTCAATCCCGGTTTGGCAGAGGCACGCAAGCCATGA
- a CDS encoding dipeptide ABC transporter ATP-binding protein → MSDDRESPDPSAPLHSAPENELPEPSSVSHEPPLEADQQEPSEERRTGEERREPGGKRKPLLQADRISKYFPVKTGLFGRTRLLRAVDQVSLFVRHGETLGLVGESGCGKSTLGRCLLKLVEPTSGRLKFDDQDITHLSNRQMRPLRRRMQIVFQDPFSSLNPRMTVREIVAEALQIHQLATDRQDELRQVSELLDKVGLRRDALERYPHEFSGGQRQRIGIARALAVRPDFIVCDEPISALDVSIQAQIVNLLLDLQQELKLSYLFISHDLKIVEYVSHRVAVMYLGRVVELAPAASLYARRHHPYTRALLSAVPVADPERKRLRILVEGDVPSPLDPPPGCSFHPRCPRAEKGKCDVDVPPLVELEGGSRHRVACWHPHE, encoded by the coding sequence ATGAGTGACGACCGCGAGTCACCGGACCCCAGCGCGCCGCTCCACTCCGCGCCGGAAAATGAGCTACCGGAGCCCTCGAGCGTTTCACACGAGCCACCGCTCGAAGCTGACCAGCAAGAGCCCAGTGAGGAGCGCAGGACCGGCGAGGAGCGCAGGGAACCCGGCGGCAAGCGTAAGCCGCTGCTCCAAGCCGATCGCATCTCGAAGTACTTTCCGGTGAAGACCGGCCTCTTCGGTCGCACTCGCTTGTTGCGCGCAGTCGATCAAGTCTCGCTCTTCGTGCGCCACGGCGAGACTCTTGGTCTGGTTGGAGAGAGCGGTTGCGGCAAGAGCACCCTGGGGCGGTGTTTGCTGAAGTTGGTCGAGCCCACCAGCGGCCGCTTGAAGTTCGACGATCAAGACATCACTCACCTGAGCAACCGCCAGATGCGACCGCTGCGGCGACGCATGCAGATCGTCTTTCAGGACCCTTTCTCGTCTCTCAATCCCCGCATGACAGTGCGGGAGATCGTCGCGGAAGCACTGCAGATCCACCAGCTCGCGACCGATCGTCAAGACGAGCTCCGCCAAGTCAGCGAGTTGCTCGATAAGGTTGGGCTCAGGCGGGACGCGCTGGAGCGCTACCCCCATGAGTTCAGCGGGGGTCAACGTCAGCGTATCGGCATCGCACGCGCACTTGCGGTGCGGCCGGACTTCATCGTGTGCGACGAGCCCATCAGCGCGCTCGACGTTTCGATTCAGGCGCAGATCGTCAACCTGCTCCTGGATCTTCAGCAAGAGCTCAAGCTGAGCTACCTGTTCATCTCTCACGATCTGAAGATCGTCGAGTACGTGAGTCACCGCGTCGCGGTGATGTACCTGGGACGGGTGGTGGAGCTCGCGCCTGCCGCTTCGCTCTACGCGCGGAGACACCATCCCTATACGCGGGCGCTGCTCAGCGCCGTCCCCGTCGCAGATCCCGAGCGCAAGCGGCTGAGAATTCTCGTCGAAGGGGACGTACCAAGCCCCCTCGATCCGCCGCCGGGCTGCAGTTTCCACCCGCGCTGTCCACGGGCAGAGAAAGGGAAGTGCGACGTCGACGTGCCTCCCTTGGTTGAGCTCGAAGGCGGCTCCCGGCACCGGGTCGCCTGCTGGCACCCCCACGAGTGA